The following proteins are encoded in a genomic region of Oryzias latipes chromosome 17, ASM223467v1:
- the LOC101156681 gene encoding discs large homolog 1-like protein isoform X13: protein MSAGMKKVDCFSPMLCHCKVACTNSTISLMFGCKKYRHHDEDSSPQEQSSPPLTEEAGGPELVQVAEKNLSEIENVHGYVTHAHISPMKAASLECIFDDSSTLGPLQSELPSPTLSTLYLHGEDSPLPSCSSNPYPPIQQAQATPPSPPIIPVIPITPISVETTVIPPSSQANPPPVVVNTDSLDTPPYVNGAEAEYEYEEITLERGNSGLGFSIAGGTDNPHIGEDPSIFITKVIPGGAAAQDGRLRVNDVILKVNDMDVRDVTHSRAVEALKEAGSLVRLHVRRRKPVSEKVMEIKLVKGPKGLGFSIAGGVGNQHIPGDNSIYVTKIIEGGAAHKDGSLQIGDKLLAVNSSCLEEVSHEHAVTALKNTPDVVYLKVAKPNTVFMNDGFAPPDLTNSYSQHMENHISPPNFVSHQLQPRGSSGCYSPTPMSPLADDDGVTREPRKVVLHRGATGLGFNIVGGEDGEGIFISFILAGGPADLSGELRKGDRLVSVNGVDLRAATHEQAAATLKNAGQTVTIITQYRPEEYSRFEAKIHDLREQMMNSSISSGSGSLRTSQKRSLYVRALFDYDKTKDSGLPSQGLNFKFGDILHVVNASDDEWWQARHVAPKGELEEVGVIPSKRRVEKKERARLKTVKFNAKSRERGQSTNDRRRKNLFTRKFPFYKGKEASEQETSDIDQHVTSNASDSESSCRGQEELVPSYEPVIQQEVSYTRPVIILGPMKDRINDDLISEFPDKFGSCVPRRRTSNHRTALGLRVLLVLRPLSVLTDTTRPKREYEVDGRDYHFVVSKEQMEKDIQDHHFIEAGQYNNHLYGTSVQSVREVAEKGKHCILDVSGNAIKRLQLTQLHPIAIFIKPKSVENIMEMNKRLTEEQARKTLDRAARLEHEFTEHFTAIVQGDTLEEIYELAKHIIEEQSGPFIWVQSKEKL from the exons GCGGCATCTCTGGAGTGCATCTTTGACGACTCCTCAACACTAGGACCCCTTCAGTCGGAGCTCCCCTCCCCCACACTGTCCACCCTCTACCTCCATGGAGAggacagccccctcccctcctgctCTTCCAATCCTTACCCCCCAATCCAG CAGGCACAAGCCACCCCACCCTCCCCTCCCATCATTCCTGTGATCCCCATCACGCCAATCTCAGTCGAGACCACCGTCATCCCTCCAtcctcacag GCtaacccccctcctgtggtggTGAACACGGACAGCTTGGACACGCCTCCTTAC GTGAACGGGGCCGAGGCAGAGTACGAGTATGAGGAAATCACGCTAGAGAGG GGAAACTCCGGGTTGGGCTTCAGTATCGCTGGTGGCACGGACAACCCCCATATCGGTGAGGATCCCAGCATCTTCATCACCAAAGTCATacctggaggggctgctgctcaGGATGGGCGGCTTAG GGTAAACGACGTCATCTTAAAGGTCAACGACATGGATGTGAGGGATGTGACCCACAGTCGGGCCGTGGAGGCGCTGAAGGAGGCTGGCTCTCTGGTTCGGCTCCACGTGCGCAGGAGGAAACCTGTCTCTGAGAAAGTCATGGAGATCAAGCTAGTGAAAGGACCTAAAG GTCTGGGGTTCAGTATCGCAGGGGGAGTAGGAAACCAGCACATCCCAGGTGACAACAGCATCTATGTCACCAAGATAATTGAAGGTGGTGCTGCGCACAAAGATGGCAGCCTGCAAATAGGAGACAAGCTGCTGGCT GTGAATAGCTCCTGTCTGGAGGAGGTGAGCCACGAACATGCTGTCACCGCCTTGAAGAACACACCTGATGTGGTCTACTTGAAAGTGGCAAAGCCCAACACCGTCTTCATGAATGATGGCTTTGCCCCGCCCGACCTCACTAACT CTTACTCACAGCACATGGAGAATCATATCAGCCCCCCCAATTTTGTAAGTCACCAGCTTCAACCACGAGGATCCTCGGGATGCTACTCGCCCACACCAATGAGCCCGCTAGCAGACGACGACGGTGTCACTCG GGAGCCGAGGAAGGTGGTTCTGCACCGAGGGGCGACCGGACTGGGATTCAACATTGTGGGTGGCGAGGACGGAGAGGGCATCTTTATTTCCTTCATCTTAGCTGGGGGGCCAGCTGACCTTTCTGGAGAGCTGCGCAAAGGAGACCGGCTGGTATCT GTGAACGGGGTGGACCTCAGAGCCGCCACACACGAGCAGGCCGCAGCCACCCTGAAGAACGCTGGGCAGACTGTGACCATCATCACCCAGTACAGACCAGAAG AGTACAGTCGGTTTGAGGCGAAGATCCACGACCTGCGCGAGCAGATGATGAACAGCAGCATCAGTTCAGGCTCCGGATCCCTGCGAACCAGCCAGAAGAGGTCTCTCTACGTCAG AGCTCTGTTTGACTATGATAAGACCAAGGACTCGGGGCTGCCCAGTCAGGGTCTCAACTTTAAGTTTGGGGACATTCTCCATGTTGTAAATGCCTCTGACGATGAGTGGTGGCAGGCCAGGCATGTGGCGCCAAAGGGAGAGCTGGAGGAGGTGGGAGTCATCCCCAGCAAAAGACG GGTAGAGAAGAAGGAGCGCGCCAGGTTAAAGACCGTCAAGTTTAACGCCAAGTCCCGAGAGCGAGGG cagtcCACAAATGACAGGCGTAGAAAGAACCTGTTTACGCGAAAGTTTCCGTTCTACAAGGGCAAAGAGGCGAGCGAGCAGGAGACCAGCGACATCGATC AGCATGTGACCTCTAACGCCAGTGACAGCGAGAGCAGCTGCC GTGGTCAGGAGGAGCTGGTGCCGTCATATGAGCCTGTGATTCAACAGGAAG TCAGCTACACCCGGCCCGTCATCATCCTCGGCCCCATGAAGGACCGCATCAATGACGACCTCATCTCCGAGTTTCCTGACAAATTCGGTTCCTGCGTCCCACGTAGGCGGACATCCAATCACCGGACGGCTTTGGGTTTGCGTGTGCTTCTGGTTCTGAGGCCTCTCTCTGTTCTCACAGATACGACGAGGCCCAAGCGTGAATATGAAGTGGACGGCAGAGATTACCACTTTGTGGTTTCCAAGGAGCAGATGGAGAAAGACATCCAGGACCACCACTTCATTGAAGCGGGGCAGTACAACAACCATCTGTACGGAACCAGTGTTCAGTCAGTCCGAGAGGTGGCTGAGAAG GGTAAACACTGCATTCTGGACGTATCAGGGAACGCCATCAAGCGCCTCCAGCTGACTCAGCTCCACCCTATCGCCATCTTCATCAAGCCCAAATCTGTAGAGAACATCAT GGAGATGAACAAGCGTCTGACAGAGGAGCAGGCCAGGAAGACCCTCGACAGAGCCGCCAGACTGGAGCACGAGTTCACCGAGCACTTCACAG CCATCGTGCAGGGCGACACGCTGGAGGAGATCTACGAGCTGGCCAAGCACATCATTGAGGAGCAGTCGGGTCCCTTCATCTGGGTCCAGTCCAAGGAGAAGCTATaa
- the LOC101156681 gene encoding discs large homolog 1-like protein isoform X20: MSAGMKKVDCFSPMLCHCKVACTNSTISLMFGCKKYRHHDEDSSPQEQSSPPLTEEAGGPELVQVAEKNLSEIENVHGYVTHAHISPMKAASLECIFDDSSTLGPLQSELPSPTLSTLYLHGEDSPLPSCSSNPYPPIQQAQATPPSPPIIPVIPITPISVETTVIPPSSQANPPPVVVNTDSLDTPPYVNGAEAEYEYEEITLERGNSGLGFSIAGGTDNPHIGEDPSIFITKVIPGGAAAQDGRLRVNDVILKVNDMDVRDVTHSRAVEALKEAGSLVRLHVRRRKPVSEKVMEIKLVKGPKGLGFSIAGGVGNQHIPGDNSIYVTKIIEGGAAHKDGSLQIGDKLLAVNSSCLEEVSHEHAVTALKNTPDVVYLKVAKPNTVFMNDGFAPPDLTNSYSQHMENHISPPNFVSHQLQPRGSSGCYSPTPMSPLADDDGVTREPRKVVLHRGATGLGFNIVGGEDGEGIFISFILAGGPADLSGELRKGDRLVSVNGVDLRAATHEQAAATLKNAGQTVTIITQYRPEEYSRFEAKIHDLREQMMNSSISSGSGSLRTSQKRSLYVRALFDYDKTKDSGLPSQGLNFKFGDILHVVNASDDEWWQARHVAPKGELEEVGVIPSKRRVEKKERARLKTVKFNAKSRERGQSTNDRRRKNLFTRKFPFYKGKEASEQETSDIDQHVTSNASDSESSCRGQEELVPSYEPVIQQEVSYTRPVIILGPMKDRINDDLISEFPDKFGSCVPHTTRPKREYEVDGRDYHFVVSKEQMEKDIQDHHFIEAGQYNNHLYGTSVQSVREVAEKGKHCILDVSGNAIKRLQLTQLHPIAIFIKPKSVENIMEMNKRLTEEQARKTLDRAARLEHEFTEHFTAIVQGDTLEEIYELAKHIIEEQSGPFIWVQSKEKL; this comes from the exons GCGGCATCTCTGGAGTGCATCTTTGACGACTCCTCAACACTAGGACCCCTTCAGTCGGAGCTCCCCTCCCCCACACTGTCCACCCTCTACCTCCATGGAGAggacagccccctcccctcctgctCTTCCAATCCTTACCCCCCAATCCAG CAGGCACAAGCCACCCCACCCTCCCCTCCCATCATTCCTGTGATCCCCATCACGCCAATCTCAGTCGAGACCACCGTCATCCCTCCAtcctcacag GCtaacccccctcctgtggtggTGAACACGGACAGCTTGGACACGCCTCCTTAC GTGAACGGGGCCGAGGCAGAGTACGAGTATGAGGAAATCACGCTAGAGAGG GGAAACTCCGGGTTGGGCTTCAGTATCGCTGGTGGCACGGACAACCCCCATATCGGTGAGGATCCCAGCATCTTCATCACCAAAGTCATacctggaggggctgctgctcaGGATGGGCGGCTTAG GGTAAACGACGTCATCTTAAAGGTCAACGACATGGATGTGAGGGATGTGACCCACAGTCGGGCCGTGGAGGCGCTGAAGGAGGCTGGCTCTCTGGTTCGGCTCCACGTGCGCAGGAGGAAACCTGTCTCTGAGAAAGTCATGGAGATCAAGCTAGTGAAAGGACCTAAAG GTCTGGGGTTCAGTATCGCAGGGGGAGTAGGAAACCAGCACATCCCAGGTGACAACAGCATCTATGTCACCAAGATAATTGAAGGTGGTGCTGCGCACAAAGATGGCAGCCTGCAAATAGGAGACAAGCTGCTGGCT GTGAATAGCTCCTGTCTGGAGGAGGTGAGCCACGAACATGCTGTCACCGCCTTGAAGAACACACCTGATGTGGTCTACTTGAAAGTGGCAAAGCCCAACACCGTCTTCATGAATGATGGCTTTGCCCCGCCCGACCTCACTAACT CTTACTCACAGCACATGGAGAATCATATCAGCCCCCCCAATTTTGTAAGTCACCAGCTTCAACCACGAGGATCCTCGGGATGCTACTCGCCCACACCAATGAGCCCGCTAGCAGACGACGACGGTGTCACTCG GGAGCCGAGGAAGGTGGTTCTGCACCGAGGGGCGACCGGACTGGGATTCAACATTGTGGGTGGCGAGGACGGAGAGGGCATCTTTATTTCCTTCATCTTAGCTGGGGGGCCAGCTGACCTTTCTGGAGAGCTGCGCAAAGGAGACCGGCTGGTATCT GTGAACGGGGTGGACCTCAGAGCCGCCACACACGAGCAGGCCGCAGCCACCCTGAAGAACGCTGGGCAGACTGTGACCATCATCACCCAGTACAGACCAGAAG AGTACAGTCGGTTTGAGGCGAAGATCCACGACCTGCGCGAGCAGATGATGAACAGCAGCATCAGTTCAGGCTCCGGATCCCTGCGAACCAGCCAGAAGAGGTCTCTCTACGTCAG AGCTCTGTTTGACTATGATAAGACCAAGGACTCGGGGCTGCCCAGTCAGGGTCTCAACTTTAAGTTTGGGGACATTCTCCATGTTGTAAATGCCTCTGACGATGAGTGGTGGCAGGCCAGGCATGTGGCGCCAAAGGGAGAGCTGGAGGAGGTGGGAGTCATCCCCAGCAAAAGACG GGTAGAGAAGAAGGAGCGCGCCAGGTTAAAGACCGTCAAGTTTAACGCCAAGTCCCGAGAGCGAGGG cagtcCACAAATGACAGGCGTAGAAAGAACCTGTTTACGCGAAAGTTTCCGTTCTACAAGGGCAAAGAGGCGAGCGAGCAGGAGACCAGCGACATCGATC AGCATGTGACCTCTAACGCCAGTGACAGCGAGAGCAGCTGCC GTGGTCAGGAGGAGCTGGTGCCGTCATATGAGCCTGTGATTCAACAGGAAG TCAGCTACACCCGGCCCGTCATCATCCTCGGCCCCATGAAGGACCGCATCAATGACGACCTCATCTCCGAGTTTCCTGACAAATTCGGTTCCTGCGTCCCAC ATACGACGAGGCCCAAGCGTGAATATGAAGTGGACGGCAGAGATTACCACTTTGTGGTTTCCAAGGAGCAGATGGAGAAAGACATCCAGGACCACCACTTCATTGAAGCGGGGCAGTACAACAACCATCTGTACGGAACCAGTGTTCAGTCAGTCCGAGAGGTGGCTGAGAAG GGTAAACACTGCATTCTGGACGTATCAGGGAACGCCATCAAGCGCCTCCAGCTGACTCAGCTCCACCCTATCGCCATCTTCATCAAGCCCAAATCTGTAGAGAACATCAT GGAGATGAACAAGCGTCTGACAGAGGAGCAGGCCAGGAAGACCCTCGACAGAGCCGCCAGACTGGAGCACGAGTTCACCGAGCACTTCACAG CCATCGTGCAGGGCGACACGCTGGAGGAGATCTACGAGCTGGCCAAGCACATCATTGAGGAGCAGTCGGGTCCCTTCATCTGGGTCCAGTCCAAGGAGAAGCTATaa
- the LOC101156681 gene encoding disks large homolog 1 isoform X18, with the protein MLSSVWHAKKMGRRIMGTLRRTKRLHRRLLANPPPVVVNTDSLDTPPYVNGAEAEYEYEEITLERGNSGLGFSIAGGTDNPHIGEDPSIFITKVIPGGAAAQDGRLRVNDVILKVNDMDVRDVTHSRAVEALKEAGSLVRLHVRRRKPVSEKVMEIKLVKGPKGLGFSIAGGVGNQHIPGDNSIYVTKIIEGGAAHKDGSLQIGDKLLAVNSSCLEEVSHEHAVTALKNTPDVVYLKVAKPNTVFMNDGFAPPDLTNSYSQHMENHISPPNFVSHQLQPRGSSGCYSPTPMSPLADDDGVTREPRKVVLHRGATGLGFNIVGGEDGEGIFISFILAGGPADLSGELRKGDRLVSVNGVDLRAATHEQAAATLKNAGQTVTIITQYRPEEYSRFEAKIHDLREQMMNSSISSGSGSLRTSQKRSLYVRALFDYDKTKDSGLPSQGLNFKFGDILHVVNASDDEWWQARHVAPKGELEEVGVIPSKRRVEKKERARLKTVKFNAKSRERGQSTNDRRRKNLFTRKFPFYKGKEASEQETSDIDQHVTSNASDSESSCRGQEELVPSYEPVIQQEVSYTRPVIILGPMKDRINDDLISEFPDKFGSCVPRRRTSNHRTALGLRVLLVLRPLSVLTDTTRPKREYEVDGRDYHFVVSKEQMEKDIQDHHFIEAGQYNNHLYGTSVQSVREVAEKGKHCILDVSGNAIKRLQLTQLHPIAIFIKPKSVENIMEMNKRLTEEQARKTLDRAARLEHEFTEHFTAIVQGDTLEEIYELAKHIIEEQSGPFIWVQSKEKL; encoded by the exons ATGCTCAGCTCCGTGTGGCACGCTAAAAAGATGGGCCGCCGCATTATGGGCACCCTGAGGAGGACCAAGCGGCTCCACCGCCGCCTGCTG GCtaacccccctcctgtggtggTGAACACGGACAGCTTGGACACGCCTCCTTAC GTGAACGGGGCCGAGGCAGAGTACGAGTATGAGGAAATCACGCTAGAGAGG GGAAACTCCGGGTTGGGCTTCAGTATCGCTGGTGGCACGGACAACCCCCATATCGGTGAGGATCCCAGCATCTTCATCACCAAAGTCATacctggaggggctgctgctcaGGATGGGCGGCTTAG GGTAAACGACGTCATCTTAAAGGTCAACGACATGGATGTGAGGGATGTGACCCACAGTCGGGCCGTGGAGGCGCTGAAGGAGGCTGGCTCTCTGGTTCGGCTCCACGTGCGCAGGAGGAAACCTGTCTCTGAGAAAGTCATGGAGATCAAGCTAGTGAAAGGACCTAAAG GTCTGGGGTTCAGTATCGCAGGGGGAGTAGGAAACCAGCACATCCCAGGTGACAACAGCATCTATGTCACCAAGATAATTGAAGGTGGTGCTGCGCACAAAGATGGCAGCCTGCAAATAGGAGACAAGCTGCTGGCT GTGAATAGCTCCTGTCTGGAGGAGGTGAGCCACGAACATGCTGTCACCGCCTTGAAGAACACACCTGATGTGGTCTACTTGAAAGTGGCAAAGCCCAACACCGTCTTCATGAATGATGGCTTTGCCCCGCCCGACCTCACTAACT CTTACTCACAGCACATGGAGAATCATATCAGCCCCCCCAATTTTGTAAGTCACCAGCTTCAACCACGAGGATCCTCGGGATGCTACTCGCCCACACCAATGAGCCCGCTAGCAGACGACGACGGTGTCACTCG GGAGCCGAGGAAGGTGGTTCTGCACCGAGGGGCGACCGGACTGGGATTCAACATTGTGGGTGGCGAGGACGGAGAGGGCATCTTTATTTCCTTCATCTTAGCTGGGGGGCCAGCTGACCTTTCTGGAGAGCTGCGCAAAGGAGACCGGCTGGTATCT GTGAACGGGGTGGACCTCAGAGCCGCCACACACGAGCAGGCCGCAGCCACCCTGAAGAACGCTGGGCAGACTGTGACCATCATCACCCAGTACAGACCAGAAG AGTACAGTCGGTTTGAGGCGAAGATCCACGACCTGCGCGAGCAGATGATGAACAGCAGCATCAGTTCAGGCTCCGGATCCCTGCGAACCAGCCAGAAGAGGTCTCTCTACGTCAG AGCTCTGTTTGACTATGATAAGACCAAGGACTCGGGGCTGCCCAGTCAGGGTCTCAACTTTAAGTTTGGGGACATTCTCCATGTTGTAAATGCCTCTGACGATGAGTGGTGGCAGGCCAGGCATGTGGCGCCAAAGGGAGAGCTGGAGGAGGTGGGAGTCATCCCCAGCAAAAGACG GGTAGAGAAGAAGGAGCGCGCCAGGTTAAAGACCGTCAAGTTTAACGCCAAGTCCCGAGAGCGAGGG cagtcCACAAATGACAGGCGTAGAAAGAACCTGTTTACGCGAAAGTTTCCGTTCTACAAGGGCAAAGAGGCGAGCGAGCAGGAGACCAGCGACATCGATC AGCATGTGACCTCTAACGCCAGTGACAGCGAGAGCAGCTGCC GTGGTCAGGAGGAGCTGGTGCCGTCATATGAGCCTGTGATTCAACAGGAAG TCAGCTACACCCGGCCCGTCATCATCCTCGGCCCCATGAAGGACCGCATCAATGACGACCTCATCTCCGAGTTTCCTGACAAATTCGGTTCCTGCGTCCCACGTAGGCGGACATCCAATCACCGGACGGCTTTGGGTTTGCGTGTGCTTCTGGTTCTGAGGCCTCTCTCTGTTCTCACAGATACGACGAGGCCCAAGCGTGAATATGAAGTGGACGGCAGAGATTACCACTTTGTGGTTTCCAAGGAGCAGATGGAGAAAGACATCCAGGACCACCACTTCATTGAAGCGGGGCAGTACAACAACCATCTGTACGGAACCAGTGTTCAGTCAGTCCGAGAGGTGGCTGAGAAG GGTAAACACTGCATTCTGGACGTATCAGGGAACGCCATCAAGCGCCTCCAGCTGACTCAGCTCCACCCTATCGCCATCTTCATCAAGCCCAAATCTGTAGAGAACATCAT GGAGATGAACAAGCGTCTGACAGAGGAGCAGGCCAGGAAGACCCTCGACAGAGCCGCCAGACTGGAGCACGAGTTCACCGAGCACTTCACAG CCATCGTGCAGGGCGACACGCTGGAGGAGATCTACGAGCTGGCCAAGCACATCATTGAGGAGCAGTCGGGTCCCTTCATCTGGGTCCAGTCCAAGGAGAAGCTATaa
- the klhl18 gene encoding kelch-like protein 18 gives MGDDLCEELEDLVHFSVHDLPARGYVVMEEIRRQGKLCDVTLKVGDHKFSAHRIVLAASIPYFHAMFTNDMVECKQDEILMQGMDPSALEALINFAYSGHVAIDQQNVQALLIGSSFLQLQNVKDACCSFLQERLHPKNCLGVRQFAETMMCTTLYDSANSYLHQHFVDVSLSEEFLGLRTEEVLELVGCDELNVKAEEQVFEAVLTWVYHDRERRESLLPELLSKIRLPLCRPQFLSDRVQQDELIRCCHKCRDLVDEAKDFHLMPQRRPHLPPFKTRQRSCSSITGLIYAVGGLNSSGDSLNLVEVFDPLGNFWERCQPMRTARSRVGVAVVNGLLYAIGGYDGQSRLSTVEVYNPEADSWMQVSSMNSQRSAMGTVVVDGHIYVCGGYDGKSSLNSVECYSPETDRWVVVTEMSASRSAAGVTVFEGRIFVSGGHDGLQIFNTVEYYNHHTNCWHLAPPMLNKRCRHGAAVLGSHMYVAGGYDGSGFLSGAEVYSSASGQWSLLVPMNTRRSRVSLVATGGRLFAVGGYDGQSNLSSVEMYNPDTNRWTFMAAMASHEGGVGVGCIPLPPA, from the exons ATGGGAGACGATCTCTGCGAAGAGCTCGAGGATTTAGTTCATTTTTCGGTGCACGACCTGCCGGCGCGAGGCTATGTCGTCATGGAGGAGATCCGGCGTCAGGGCAAGCtctgtgacgtcacactcaaG GTGGGCGATCACAAGTTCAGCGCCCATCGCATCGTCCTGGCGGCCTCCATCCCTTACTTCCACGCCATGTTCACCAACGACATGGTGGAGTGCAAGCAGGACGAGATCCTCATGCAGGGCATGGACCCCAG CGCTCTGGAGGCTCTCATCAACTTTGCATACAGCGGCCATGTGGCCATCGACCAACAGAACGTTCAGGCTCTCCTGATCGGCTCCAGCTTTCTCCAGCTGCAGAACGTCAAAGACGCCTGCTGCTCCTTCCTGCAGGAGAG GTTACACCCCAAGAACTGTCTGGGCGTTCGACAGTTCGCGGAAACCATGATGTGCACAACGCTGTACGACTCAGCCAACAGCTACCTTCACCAGCACTTTGTGGACGTCTCCCTGTCGGAGGAGTTCCTGGGTTTGAGGACTGAGGAGGTGCTGGAGCTGGTGGGCTGTGACGAGCTCAACGTGAAAGCAGAGGAGCAG GTGTTTGAGGCGGTGCTAACGTGGGTTTATCACGACCGGGAACGGCGGGAGTCCCTGCTCCCGGAGCTGCTGTCAAAGATCCGACTTCCTCTGTGCCGCCCTCAGTTCCTGTCGGACCGGGTCCAGCAGGACGAGCTGATTCGCTGCTGCCACAAGTGCAG AGATTTGGTCGATGAAGCTAAAGATTTCCACCTCATGCCGCAGCGGCGTCCACATCTCCCCCCCTTTAAAACCAGACAGAGGAGCTGCTCCTCCATCACAGGACTCATCTACGCAGTTGGCGGTCTGAACAGCTCAG GGGACTCCTTAAACCTGGTTGAGGTTTTTGACCCATTGGGGAACTTTTGGGAGCGCTGCCAGCCAATGAGGACAGCTCGCAGCAGAGTGGGAGTGGCTGTCGTTAACGGTCTGCTGTATGCCATTGGTGGCTATGATGGACAATCGCGGCTCAGCACAGTAGAGGTGTACAACCCAGAGGCAGACAGCTGGATGCAGGTCTCAAGCATGAACAGCCAGCGCAG CGCCATGGGAACTGTTGTGGTTGACGGACACATCTACGTGTGCGGCGGGTATGATGGGAAGTCCTCCCTGAATTCTGTGGAGTGTTACTCTCCAGAGACTGACAG GTGGGTGGTGGTGACAGAGATGAGTGCCAGCCGCAGTGCGGCCGGTGTGACggtgtttgaggggaggatcTTTGTGTCGGGGGGCCATGATGGCCTGCAGATCTTCAACACG GTGGAGTACTACAACCATCACACCAACTGCTGGCACTTAGCCCCCCCCATGCTGAACAAGCGTTGTCGTCATGGGGCAGCAGTCCTGGGCAGCCACATGTATGTGGCTGGGGGGTACGACGGCTCGGGCTTCCTGAGCGGGGCGGAGGTGTACAGCTCAGCATCGGGACAGTGGAGCCTCCTGGTACCCATGAACACGCGGCGCAGCCGGGTGTCACTGGTTGCCACCGGCGGCCGCCTGTTTGCGGTCGGCGGGTATGACGGGCAGTCGAACCTCAGCTCTGTGGAAATGTACAATCCCGACACCAATCGTTGGACTTTTATGGCCGCCATGGCGAGCCACGAGGGAGGGGTTGGTGTCGGCTGCATCCCCCTGCCGCCGGCTTAA